The proteins below are encoded in one region of Astatotilapia calliptera unplaced genomic scaffold, fAstCal1.2 U_scaffold_5, whole genome shotgun sequence:
- the LOC113018222 gene encoding histone H3 produces MARTKQTARKSTGGKAPRKQLATKAARKSAPATGGVKKPHRYRPGTVALREIRRYQKSTELLIRKLPFQRLVREIAQDFKTDLRFQSSAVMALQEASEAYLVGLFEDTNLCAIHAKRVTIMPKDIQLARRIRGERA; encoded by the coding sequence ATGGCACGAACCAAGCAGACCGCTCGCAAGTCTACTGGCGGCAAAGCCCCCAGGAAGCAGCTGGCCACCAAGGCCGCTCGTAAGAGCGCCCCGGCCACCGGAGGCGTCAAGAAGCCCCACCGTTATAGGCCTGGTACCGTGGCTCTGCGTGAGATCCGCCGTTACCAGAAATCCACCGAGCTGCTGATCCGCAAGCTGCCCTTCCAGCGCCTGGTCCGCGAGATCGCTCAGGATTTCAAGACCGACCTGCGCTTCCAGAGCTCTGCTGTTATGGCTCTGCAGGAGGCCAGCGAGGCTTACCTGGTCGGACTCTTCGAGGACACAAACCTGTGCGCCATCCACGCCAAAAGGGTCACCATCATGCCCAAAGACATCCAGCTGGCTCGCCGCATCCGCGGAGAGAGAGCTTAA
- the LOC113018247 gene encoding histone H2B 1/2-like produces the protein MVLTVKHGAAWRDPRARAVVLAYSLYKKHCSQSRSSFVTSKYRREKIPEPAKSAPKKGSKKAVTKTAGKGGKKKRKTRKESYAIYVYKVLKQVHPDTGISSKAMSIMNSFVNDIFLTF, from the exons ATGGTTctcactgtgaagcatggggcaGCTTGGAGGG ATCCGAGGGCCCGCGCAGTGGTATTAGCATACAGCCTGTATAAAAAGCACTGCTCTCAGTCACGGAGCTCATTCGTTACTTCAAAGTATCGAAGAGAGAAAATACCTGAACCCGCCAAGTCCGCTCCCAAGAAGGGCTCCAAGAAAGCTGTGACCAAGACCGCCGGCAAGGGCggcaagaagaagagaaagaccaGGAAGGAGAGCTACGCCATCTACGTGTACAAGGTGCTGAAGCAGGTCCACCCCGACACCGGGATCTCCTCCAAGGCCATGAGCATCATGAACTCGTTTGTCAACGACATCTTCCTTACTTTTTAG
- the LOC113018208 gene encoding phosphopantothenoylcysteine decarboxylase-like isoform X2 codes for MSSLKTDLLKTSGTFNVLVGVTGSVAALKLPLLVSQLLELSGVDVRVVTTEHAKHFYNSAEVSVKIYSDEDEWELWKQRSDPVLHIELRRWADLLVIAPLDANSLGKIASGICDNLLTCVVRAWDTSRPLLFCPAMNTAMWLHPITAQQVSRLKEFGYVEIPCVAKKLVCGDEGKGAMAEVSTIVSLVKEYLQKPDESSLEA; via the coding sequence ATGTCAAGTTTAAAAACTGATTTGTTGAAAACTTCCGGGACATTTAATGTCCTTGTTGGAGTGACAGGGAGTGTTGCAGCCTTGAAACTGCCTCTTTTGGTCTCCCAGCTTCTTGAACTCTCTGGGGTGGATGTACGAGTAGTCACTACAGAGCATGCCAAGCACTTCTATAATTCTGCTGAGGTGtcagtcaaaatctacagtgaCGAGGATGAATGGGAGCTGTGGAAACAGAGATCTGACCCTGTGCTACACATTGAGCTAAGGCGTTGGGCAGATCTACTTGTCATTGCCCCTCTTGATGCCAACAGTCTTGGAAAGATTGCTAGTGGTATTTGTGATAATCTGCTGACGTGTGTGGTAAGAGCCTGGGATACCAGTCGTCCTCTTCTCTTCTGCCCTGCAATGAACACAGCTATGTGGCTGCATCCTATTACAGCCCAGCAGGTATCCAGACTGAAAGAGTTTGGATATGTGGAAATCCCCTGCGTTGCCAAAAAGCTAGTGTGTGGAGATGAAGGTAAAGGTGCCATGGCAGAAGTATCGACAATTGTCAGTCTTGTCAAAGAGTATCTTCAGAAACCAGATGAGTCATCTTTGGAGGCATGA
- the LOC113018233 gene encoding histone H2A-like has translation RAKAKTRSSRAGLQFPVGGVHRLLRKGNYAERVGAGAPVYLAAVLKYLTAEILELAGNTARDKKTRIIPRHLQLAVCNDEELNKLLGGVTIAQGGVLPNIQAVLLPKKTEKPAKAK, from the coding sequence AGAGCTAAGGCCAAGACCCGCTCTTCCCGTGCCGGGCTTCAGTTCCCCGTGGGTGGTGTCCACAGACTGCTGCGCAAAGGCAACTATGCTGAGCGTGTGGGAGCCGGTGCCCCTGTTTACCTGGCAGCTGTGCTCAAGTACCTGACCGCTGAGATCCTGGAGCTGGCAGGCAACACAGCCCGCGACAAGAAGACTCGTATCATCCCACGTCACTTGCAGCTGGCTGTGTGCAACGATGAGGAGCTCAACAAGCTCCTGGGGGGAGTCACCATCGCTCAGGGTGGTGTGCTGCCCAACATCCAGGCTGTGCTGCTGCCCAAGAAGACCGAGAAGCCCGCCAAGGCCAAGTAA
- the LOC113018215 gene encoding programmed cell death 1 ligand 1-like → MPGCTALFFSALTATLFCAVVGQTKFTVSAKQEVYRAEENTNVTMIWLLHFDTNRPPDSLLIDLMNVRRTTQIFFYDSESDTEVYPDENYRGRLHCNPRLARKGRLECLLTDVRLNDTGTYDCVIVLNRESSYKTCDLNVKAAFKTPVAETSTPVKSGRNSLYAVPALFIVAIFVLFL, encoded by the exons ATGCCAggctgcacagctctcttcttCTCAGCATTAACAGCGACTCTCTTCTGTGCTGTAGTCG GTCAGACTAAATTCACTGTGAGTGCAAAACAGGAGGTCTACCGTGCAGAAGAAAACACTAACGTCACGATGATCTGGCTGCTCCATTTTGACACGAACAGGCCTCCTGACTCCCTGCTAATAGACCTAATGAATGTGAGAAGGACGACACAGATTTTCTTCTATGACAGTGAGAGTGACACTGAAGTGTACCCAGATGAGAACTACAGAGGGCGACTACATTGTAATCCACGGCTAGCCAGGAAAGGACGGCTTGAATGTCTTTTAACTGATGTGAGGCTCAACGATACGGGGACATACGACTGTGTGATTGTCCTTAACAGAGAAAGTAGCTACAAAACATGTGACCTCAATGTTAAAG CTGCCTTCAAAACACCTGTGGCAGAGACATCAACACCAGTGAAGAGTGGAAGGAACAGCCTATATGCAGTGCCAGCTTTGTTTATAGTGGCGATTTTTGTACTTTTCCTTTAG
- the LOC113018208 gene encoding phosphopantothenoylcysteine decarboxylase-like isoform X1: MSGHGKTLFADRQQDDHMSSLKTDLLKTSGTFNVLVGVTGSVAALKLPLLVSQLLELSGVDVRVVTTEHAKHFYNSAEVSVKIYSDEDEWELWKQRSDPVLHIELRRWADLLVIAPLDANSLGKIASGICDNLLTCVVRAWDTSRPLLFCPAMNTAMWLHPITAQQVSRLKEFGYVEIPCVAKKLVCGDEGKGAMAEVSTIVSLVKEYLQKPDESSLEA; this comes from the coding sequence ATGAGTGGACACGGCAAGACTCTTTTTGCTGACAGGCAGCAAGACGACCACATGTCAAGTTTAAAAACTGATTTGTTGAAAACTTCCGGGACATTTAATGTCCTTGTTGGAGTGACAGGGAGTGTTGCAGCCTTGAAACTGCCTCTTTTGGTCTCCCAGCTTCTTGAACTCTCTGGGGTGGATGTACGAGTAGTCACTACAGAGCATGCCAAGCACTTCTATAATTCTGCTGAGGTGtcagtcaaaatctacagtgaCGAGGATGAATGGGAGCTGTGGAAACAGAGATCTGACCCTGTGCTACACATTGAGCTAAGGCGTTGGGCAGATCTACTTGTCATTGCCCCTCTTGATGCCAACAGTCTTGGAAAGATTGCTAGTGGTATTTGTGATAATCTGCTGACGTGTGTGGTAAGAGCCTGGGATACCAGTCGTCCTCTTCTCTTCTGCCCTGCAATGAACACAGCTATGTGGCTGCATCCTATTACAGCCCAGCAGGTATCCAGACTGAAAGAGTTTGGATATGTGGAAATCCCCTGCGTTGCCAAAAAGCTAGTGTGTGGAGATGAAGGTAAAGGTGCCATGGCAGAAGTATCGACAATTGTCAGTCTTGTCAAAGAGTATCTTCAGAAACCAGATGAGTCATCTTTGGAGGCATGA